ggcctcatactgtcacagtaagagaaggcccttacaccagcagacagtgattttgattctttcttttatacctctataattagccaagtgataagaatacacctaaattcttagagtatagtcctttacagacaggcctgaatatctatatcctaacattccacccctttttttttttcttttgggatcctcctgcccaggtatccctggaaaagcataggacatatggcgacacatttcctgatagggccaggcatcaaggtggaaggagtcaatattccatttgtcccactgccccttgtgtagtatagtgccctgcaccttctctcgtacgggcataccacacctattccaattagtgttccagacttcccattatagtgggcccgagaaggttgagtccgggttgtctagtacactgtagggtttggagggcttagcTTTCATATATAATGGCCTGCTCAATTCATTCTGACCTATGCTGATATTTGTGATCCTTCAGCAAGTGAATTAACTTAAAATATGTTTAATAGCTTCCATGTTAGAAGTAGCTACACTTTTTATGGGTCAAGTGATTCTTGGAAAAAAATGGTCTACAAAGTGTCTTGGGTTCTACTGGTTGACCGCTTCTCTATACATATGAACTAGATATAGTCAAATGATGACACAAAACAATCATTGTGCTGTTTGTTTCTGTTTAACAGAATGGTGGATGTAGGTGGCCAGAGGTCTGAAAGAAGGAAATGGATTCACTGTTTTGAAAGCGTTACCTCCATCATTTTCTTAGTTGCACTAAGTGAATACGACCAGGTCCTGGCTGAATGTGACAATGAGGTAAGGAATGAGCGGATCTCGATTAGGCATAGAAAAAAGAGGCTTGTATTTCTGTAGGTACAATAAAACCCACTAGTTCTTTATAAATGCATGTATTACTAACAGTTTGTCTCTACAAAGTTGGAAGTGCAGCATTATCCGTCTATAAAGTTATTTGACATTCAGAGTCATGGTGACTGTGGCTCTATTTTAATGTATACTGTGGGACAAAACTGGCTCTTGAGCTATAGACTTGTGGGCCTTACAGCTTCTACACAACCCAGAAGGACCTCCTGAGGAGCTTCTAACTGCTGCAGGAATCTTTGTTTTGCCTCGCTCTTTCAGTGATAACAGCTTTTCacatattaatattaaaaaaaccaacctaaTGAAATGTCTAATATAGAAGCAAAATGTCTAAAGTAAAGGCTATTAGACTGAGTTACAACCACGTCATTAATAGAACAGTCTAGTTATTGAAAGAAACCCAAGTATTTGAAAGTCAGGAAGTTATACTGTGCAATTCAAAAACCCTAAACATCTGAAAGTCTAGAAAGATAGTACTCAAAGTATAAATACCAATCCTCCTCAACTCTGAACACTGTTCCTCAGCTGTCTTTCAACTATGGGCCACAGACCACCACGGTCCAAAAGGAAGCTGCACATACTGTGCATAGCTGCCACTAATTATGGGCTGGAGACCTGATCCTGCCTACACTTCCATTTGCCAGCTGAGAGTGGGGCAACAGTCTCCCACCAAAAGGAGAAGAGAAGGCAGTTGAAAGGAAAGCAGCTAAGATGATTGTTGTTAATATACCACCATAAGTACTCCTCTCTTTACAAAATAGAGATTGAGTCCCTTTGCATCCATTATCTTCTGAAGTGTTTTAAAGATAATTACTATCAAGTATGTGGATGTTCtctttaaatatatacatttccTAATCCTCTTCTGACTTTTATTAGCCTCTAGGCATCAGTATCTTGTGAGCAATTTGTTCTATAGGTTAAATGTGTGTTGTGAGAAACTATTTCCTGCAATCAGTTTTAGATTTTCTGACTTTGTTTCACGGAACAAAGAAGGTATATAGTCTCTTTCTAAtctaccattcattattttgtatacttcAATCGTACCTCTTATTTTTCATCTTGTCATATGAAGTCCTTTCACAACCAATCTCCGAATCCTTATTTTTTCCCACATCTTTTTTTGAGAGAGCGTGACCACGACTGAACACAATATCCTAAGTAAGGCTATAAGGCTTGGATTTATAGAACTATCTTATCATTAGAACTGGTCTGAAAATTGCTAATAAAAGTTTAGGTGGAAAATGCCAATTAAGGTGAATCTGAACTGTTTCACGAAAACAGTTCAGGTTCAAATTTTGGTCAAATCACAGGCAGAGTTCTGATGGAAACCTCTCTGGTTCTCTGCTAGCTCTCCTGGTAAGCTGCTGGGAACTCCAAACTTCTTCCTATGGAGGACACTTAAGGCTTAGGGCTTTCATGCTCCCTGCCCTGAAAGCCTCATCTGCAGGGAAACTGCAGACTGCGCCACGCTGGGGACCCCCTGGCTTCCAGACTCCTGAGTGGGAAGTCCTGGGAGCGAGCTGGCCTGAGAATCTGGAAGCCCTGCATCCCCAGCCTGGGGACGACTGCATGGTGGAGCTGCCCTGGCAGCTGCAGATGTTTGGGAGCCCTGGCAGCTGTGAACTGAAATGCTTGTCATGCTCCCCATGGAGcatgttttgtttcagaaacactgTGTCATGGTTTCTGAAATGAATtttcagtttgtggaaaatttccTGCTAATCAGAAATCTGTaggttcaaccagctctaattataataCTTTCAGTGTTTGCTAATCCATCCCGTATGAATTCTCCCATTGCTCTttggactgccactgcacattttAGCAGAAGCTTTAATTGGGCTGGCCACAGTGATGTCCAGTAATATACATGAGTAGTTCAGATGACTTCTGATGTGCATTACCTTCCATTAAATTTTGTGCATCATCATGCCGCCCATTCACTTCGCTTCAggcaggccggatccaaagccgtgtgtgtgtataaaaatattaagTAGCGTAGTTAATACTTTTGCTACAACTCTGCTGGGCTGAGTCTGGTAAGAGAACTTGAAAACGCACTGGTTTTATGGAGAACTTTATTTTGGATTGATGGTTGAGGTGTGAGTGATTTGATTTTTTGTGTGTCCTGATCATGTATATGGTAATGCTTTAAACAATTGAATTTCAAATTCATTTGTCTCCTTGTAGAATCGAATGGAAGAAAGCAAGGCCTTATTTAAAACGATCATCACATACCCATGGTTTCTGAACTCTTCAGTCATTCTGTTCTTAAACAAAAAAGATCTTCTAGAAGAGAAAATCATGTACTCCCATCTAATCAGCTACTTCCCAGAATACACAGGTGAGCTTTTATCCTAGACTATGTTCACAATAGTGacttaaaatcaaatttaaactCTAAACGTGAGTGTTAATCGCCTTACCTTTTCCCCTTATTGGTTCCAATTTCCCTGCCTGCTTTATAAATGAGATTGTGTAATATATTTGAGGTAATTATTTggtaactaattttttttaaaattctgcctgTTTAAAATATAGACCTAGGTCATGGTATATaataaaatgcagttttgttgttTTGAAAACCTAGGCCTCGATCCTGCAACATGTGGGCAGATTGCTGAGCCACAGACAGCCCAATAGCAGCTAGGGCAATCTGTGAGACTATATTGTAAATAGCAAGATCAGGGCCAGAGGCTTTTAAAAGCGCTGATTTCATGCAGCCATAGTGTTAGACTTAAGATGCCAGAACACAGGAGACCCACTTTCATTTAGCCTGACCTCTGATAACACACACATTTCTCCTCTTTGAGGTACCTGGGCACAACTGTGGCATATCACCATGAATATTTATTGCTAGAGCTAGGAGGAGACTGCAGTCTGATTTTAAATATTACAGCTTTTGAATGCAAAGTTGAAAACTGTGCATTTTGATACAGAGGAAGATAATTGGTTTTACCTATAATATAGGTAAACTTAGGGAAATATATATCTCTTGTTCCCTTGTACTACATACTCTAAAAGTTTCTAGTACATTTTCTAGGTGTTTGCTGAATATATTGTGGTATAGTTACTTTATTCTCTACTTTATAGTCATTCTCGTACTGTCTAGGCATTTCACAAATAACtggataaaacaaaatagtcTAAAGAAAACCCTTTGGTGCATTTTAACTTAACATTGCTGTTACCTATAAAACTTGCTTTAAAGTGGGTTCAGTTGGATACTGAAATTCAGTATCTATTCAATAATCCCAAAAGAATGACAGACCTACACTGATGATGGATTAAGACTgtgatttaaatcagcattttAGGTGCAGAACGGTCTATCATAGTAAAATGCATTAGCTTGCTAATTAAATCCTATTGAATCCTAAATTTAAGTTGAGAAAATTCCTTTGATTAAAATACTTACTTACAGAAAAAGTCTACCTCCcgcttaacaaaaataaaatcccagGATGCAGACTGCCGTAGAAACATCTTATAGTATGCAGAGCTATATCAAATATTCAAAAAGAGGGGAAAACTAAGTAATTCAATAAGCTAATAAATATACCGTGTGTTATGTATCAGTCTGACAATTTAGTCTTATATATTAAACCATTGTTGGCACTTCTGTATGATAGCAGCCTAAAACAAATAAACATACATCCTCAAAGTAATTTGTAGGAACACTTGAGTGAACGTTGTACTGATGAGTGTTTTACCATAGCAGTTTTTCTGAAAGTTTAATCATAACCGTACCACTTCTACATATTATTAACAAGTTTAGCCCCACTAGATAGCTTTTTGTTGATATGCTTGCATAATGTTATCTCCCAGTAGTTATCCCATGCTCAAAAATAGTCACTGCAGTAAATTATATATAGCTAAGTATTTATTTGAATGGGCTGGCTGATATTTTGTTTGAACTAAATGTTTtatatcctttaaaaatattatccATTATGCCTCTATAAACAGGACCTAAACAAGATGTGAAAGCTGCCAGAGAATTCATTTTGAAGCTGTACCAGGACCAGAATCCAGACAAAGAGAAAGTAATCTATTCCCACTTCACTTGTGCCACAGACACAGAGAATATCCGCTTTGTCTTTGCTGCTGTCAAAGACACTATCCTACAGCTAAACCTGAGGGAGTTCAACCTGGTGTAAAAAGAGAACCACGGCTTGGATCCACCTATCGTCATCTACCCACCCAGCATAGACTAATAAAAACATTACTAGTGCATTCTAAAAAATTCCACAAAAGACAGATTGACACAGATACAAATAGAGTTGTTCTTTGAAACAATTTACTTACAGAAACAGAGGTTGTTCCTGTACATTTGCTGATCTTGAAATATTTACTGAAGAGAAGTGGATTAATAGAACTTTAAGGGAGAACTTCCAatgtttacaattttttaaactatacattttaaatattgtttttatatttacCTTAATTTAGGCTGTGAGATTTTTTGTGACAACTGTGGTTCAAAGGGTAtttaagaaattttttttatagAACTATATATAAATCCATTGCCATTCATCTGTTATTTTCTTAgggttttttattgcatttcGTAATCATGAAAATCATCATAGGAAATTCTAACCTGAGATGCCTTAAAAATGATAAAGTGATGCTATTTTAGAATGTTAGATACTGTAATATTTATCATTTAAGTTAGAATGAGCTGTTAGCATTTTAATGAATTTGGGGGCCATATATTGAATTTAATCATTTAGATTTTTATGTTGGAAGTGTCTTTCGTAGGCTGATATGCCCAAAGTCTTGATATCATTTGGCAATAATACACAAGCACCAAGTGTATAGTTATAAAGCACATAGCTATCACTTCTATTAAAATGACAGTGTAACACCAGTACCCAGCACTTGCAATTCACTAACAGACCTTTGTGGCTAGAAAGGGCCTTCAATCGCTGAGGTTTCTAGGCCCTAGGTAGTTCCTCCAAAAGCCCTTTGCCACAGGAAAAATAAGACTGCCATCCTTGAGGATGCAGTTGCATGTACTGAACTGGCCACTAAATTGCTCACTTCCAttagagtgtgtgtatgtatatgtatgtatatatatatatatgtaaaaaacTGTATTCCTTACCACAGCCCCTGCATTTGGGCTTTACAAGCCAGTGTAGGAAGCATACTTAACACCTTAACCACACCGTATTACTTTCAGAAGATTTTCAGACCACTAGAGCATTCTCACCAGCTTCTGCCACAGTAACAGTATCCATGTAAGATATATGCACTAATGTCTGACAGTCATTTTTATCAGGGATGAACAATCTTGCTAGTCACTGAAGTGTACCTTGAAATAGATCCAGCAATATCACTGTTATGTCTAGCAAATACTCCTTAATAAAACATTCATATTGATTTTTAGGATTAATCCAACCCTCAGAACACCACCTTCCACCAGCCCATGAGAGGATCAGCTGCTCTTTGGGGCTGTGTATTAGCACAGTGAGACACTCATCCTAATTTAGCCTCCTGGATGCTAACTAAGTAATTTCAAGTCAGTGGAGAGAAGCCTACTCTCTGCTCAACTCCAGCTAAGAGTCATAACCAACTTCTCAGTGCATAGTAGAATGCTCCCTAAACAATGCCAATACCCACAAACCTAAGGTGGATCTGTTATTTCTGGGGAATGCTACCATAACATCAAAAGCTGTAAAATTTCCATTAGCCAAGGTCTCCCTCTGCAGCAGGTATGATCACCCCATTCCCAAAGGAAGGAGTACTATAGGTTTCTTTATAAGTAAGAACTGACACGTGGTCATGAGAGGAATACTCATACTATGAAAGGACAAGAGACCCTAATGAGTGGATCAAAATAGTTTGTTTCTTTAATGTTAGAGCAAAACCCAGTGCAGCATCTCCATGCTCCTTTAAAGACACAAAAGACTTGACTCCATAATCACGTGTTGGAAGAACAAACATTCAGCTGTACACATGCCTCCCTGCCATTTAGGTGAAGTAATTAATCAGCAGCAAACATGCCTGGGGCTGAATCCAACAAGGACAAAAACAACATTGCTCTTAACAGCCGGTACTCCAGTCATTCATGCACAGCAAGTATGGGTTGGAGTTGTGAATATCTACAGTGGCCGAGACTGCAGACCCTTGGACAGTTCAGCAAATTGACAAACATGACAGTGTAGAAGAGATGAAAGATCGAGTAGCTACAAATCATGTATTTTGTTTCAATGGGTTAATCAGTGAAAAAGTCAATGTCTTCCAGGTCACAGGTAGTACTGCCATCTTCAACACTCCT
The sequence above is a segment of the Natator depressus isolate rNatDep1 chromosome 5, rNatDep2.hap1, whole genome shotgun sequence genome. Coding sequences within it:
- the LOC141987662 gene encoding guanine nucleotide-binding protein subunit alpha-14 isoform X1, with protein sequence MRIIHGSGYTDEDKKSFTKLVYQNIFTAIQAMIRAMDTLKIQYTSEQNKENAQLIREVEVDRVTALERKQVEAIKKLWADPGIQECYDRRREYQLSDSAKYYLTDIDRIALPSFVPTQQDILRVRVPTTGIIEYPFDLENIIFRMVDVGGQRSERRKWIHCFESVTSIIFLVALSEYDQVLAECDNENRMEESKALFKTIITYPWFLNSSVILFLNKKDLLEEKIMYSHLISYFPEYTGPKQDVKAAREFILKLYQDQNPDKEKVIYSHFTCATDTENIRFVFAAVKDTILQLNLREFNLV